acacccacccacccatccaGTAAACCCTCAACCAGCCACCCGCCATCTAATGCCTGGGcaataaatttcatttgaaGGCTTAGGGCCCAGTTACCTTGACTCCTGCTCAATTGGAGAGGCTTTAAATTATTTGACAATTTATGCGAAAATTATGTGCGAATCGGAGTCGAGTTGAGCAGCCTCATCTCCACTGGCAACTCGGAGCAAAAAAACGAGGGATCTCTTTATTGCCAGCCATTAATCAATTTGTTTGGTTGTCATGTCGCCGAATCTTAAATTTCATACCAGATTTCCCGTTCCTCCCTGCAGTCGGTCCGTTCCATTTCCTCGATTTCATAGAAGATTTGCAGGGGGCAGACGAATTTATAGAACTGCCTTAGCACGAAGAGTACCGATTCAAGCATGTTTTCGGGATCCTCGATACGGAAAGAGTGCACGGCCTGCAGAAGGGACACACGCCTAGATACTGGCAGTGGAGCTGTGATAACGAACACGTCTGGTGGAGCGGGCAAAGGGCCGGAGTTCCCAAGTAGAGAAAAGCCTTTCCAAGGGCTgcgaaaaaattaatattaccTTATTACCAATTAATACTTTAATACAAGAGGAACACAAACTCAATTTCAAGACTagtaattaataatattatatctaAACGCCTTCCAAAGTCCATTTCATTTCACTCACCACATGCTAAGAGTCGTAGTGCTTGTTTAATTGGGTCGAGCGGCTGGTGTTTCTTTTGAtacttgaatttcattttctgAATTGAATTTCAAAGCCGGGAGATCCTACGCCTGCTCCGCTCTGGTGTTGCCTTTGAAAATCTCTACCCTTTACGTTTCTAATTGGCACCACGAAAGCCACGAAGATACCGGCGCAACGCCTCAATTACACTTTGCGGTTTGTAAAGGCGGCATAGTTTTCAAGCCGACTGATTAATCCTCTAATTTATTAGCTGGGATATCCTTAATCCTTCTGAATATTAATAGAACAAATCTGTCAAAGATAAGACATCCTTGGTGGAGATACAACTAATGGAGGCCTATGAACTACTAAATGTTCTTATAAATAGTACCTTGTTAAAAGGTAGTACTAAATTTTCTTTGTGTTACAATTAACTTTCCCAAAAGTTTTTGACCAAAACTTTAATATTATTGTACGACACATACAAGGTATACTTTTGGGCCGGAATTAAACCCTTTTCGTGGTTATATTGTTCGAAGAAAGGGTTTCAGGGATTCAACAAACACATTTAAAATGCAATCAATCTGGAACGGGCAAGAATTGGGCGTTAcgcaaaatgaaaattaattgcGGGCgcatttattcatttattaattgattttccCCTTGAACCATTTATCCAGTTCCGGGTAATGCATAAATAAAACGGTTAGTGGCATTGTTCGTTATAAGCTCATCTGCTTTTATTGAATATTCCAATTTGGTGAAGACTTGTGTTTAAACAAAGTGGATAAAACGTACATTAACTAAgtgatatttattttcaaatgtacatatatttaatttcacAAAGTTTTCAAGGCAATTATTACCTGTCGTTGCTCTTTCATCAAGCATCAAAGGCCTCTGGATAGTTCGAAATACTATTAAATGCTCCCGATCTTGTCAGATCAGGCCAAACTTCAGTCTGTGGGCCGTCACTTCATCATTTGGCCCGCATTCTTCCAACCGCTTACTATAACAATTATTGCCAACCACACGTGGACATGGACATGAACaaggacatggacatggacatggataCGGGATCTGAGTCCGAGCATGTAATGTGCTcaatttttcgcattttgcacATCCGTCGGCCGGAACAGAGCCAAGGCAGAAGCTGATTCGAATGGCCACCTGCCAGccataataatattaaacaatatatataaatcaCTCAGCTGTCTGGAACATACCGGGCAGGAAAAGAAACTGGAGAAGGAAGGTGTTGGggtttcataaaaatttaccGCCATACTGCTTATTTTAAAAGTCAATATGTTCGGTGCCTGTTATTTTAACACCCATCGTGTCCAGGTGCCACCACTCCGGTCACATCCGCTTGTGAAAAGAACGAGACAGGCGACAGGAGCCGGAAAAGCACCAGTAGCAGTAGCACCACCAGTAGCAGCACCAGTAGCAGGAAAAGCCGGAAGAACAGGAAAAGCAGCAACAGGAGCCAAGTGTCAGTGGCCAACGTCACAGCCCACAACACACAACATAAACATAAAGTGAAAAGTTGAGCGAGGAAGCAGCAAACTGTCGGGAAATAAGCTGGAAGGTCCTCAAAGTCTGCACTCCTTCcccatatatataatatatatatatatatagtattttttgtaAGGGGCAGCCAAAGCAAAGCGTCACATGTTGCCAAGACCGAGAAAAGTGGAGGATGGCTTGTTGTTCATATCCTGGCCTGTCGTCCGTTCATGTGACATGATTATGTGCAAAAAGTGCAACAGGCACCGTGCCCGGGTATCCGATTTACCCATCCAGCAACCAGCACCCCTTCCATCCCAGCTTCCAACCTTCATCTCACCTGACACCGTGTTAAGTAGCCCTCGAGTATTGTGGAAGTTGTTGGAGGGTGCTGGCTGGCAGTGGTGGGTCCTTTGTGGACGACCCTGCTTCTCACTAAACTTACATGTTATCCAACATCGCAACCGGATAAACTAACCCCACCATAACAAGTCAGAAAACTTggccaatttatttattagctTGTTATTGGAGTCTTTtgtatttaagatttaaataaattgacgAACACTATAAGATCTTAAGAGTGTATACACATACGAATGTACCCTCgactgattttttttcaatgatTAATATTCGACTCTGTCTTAATAATGTATTTGACCTTCTGAAGACCTCAGATCTGTCAAAtttcgcaaaaaaaagaacacacTTTCTTT
This region of Drosophila bipectinata strain 14024-0381.07 chromosome 2L, DbipHiC1v2, whole genome shotgun sequence genomic DNA includes:
- the LOC108125479 gene encoding uncharacterized protein; this translates as MCPWKGFSLLGNSGPLPAPPDVFVITAPLPVSRRVSLLQAVHSFRIEDPENMLESVLFVLRQFYKFVCPLQIFYEIEEMERTDCREEREIWYEI